The following are encoded together in the Planctomycetia bacterium genome:
- a CDS encoding serine/threonine protein kinase produces the protein MSKFVLQRSAVASGLVGSDELDQVLDELRAECGGEAVSDEMLGQRLLTLGKLNAWQVEQLCNGRTKFNLGPYHVIDSIGAGGMGQVFKAEHTIMGRIVAVKVLPRSRSTTEAIANFRREIRTQAQLDHENLVRAFDAGQDGNVQFLVTEYVPGTDLRKLIRANGALSMQQAASIISQTARGLEHAHSRGLIHRDVKPANVLVSPDGRVKVSDLGLAGYFNDPEQIDQYGGKVVGTADYLAPELIMRPDSLDTRSDIYSLGCTLYYAVTGKVPFPGGTMRDKARAHCQQPPLDPRRLVPDLGDEFVEVIADMMAKRPDDRIGTAAEVIERLEPWAGAGAVVPPLVAEPVAPLFSQAVRKTAPSPIGDTEPYFLVQPFPEPLGETSTSQMSLGTHLTADETLPSFTSRSNLFPRNSLHHSTDHNMRVVMLIGAVVVVVLLSVVAINMIHTMLAG, from the coding sequence GTGAGCAAATTCGTTCTGCAACGCTCGGCAGTCGCTTCCGGTTTGGTCGGCTCCGATGAGCTGGATCAGGTCTTAGACGAACTGCGCGCCGAGTGCGGCGGCGAAGCCGTATCCGACGAAATGCTCGGCCAACGTCTGCTTACCTTGGGTAAGCTCAACGCTTGGCAAGTCGAGCAACTTTGCAACGGCCGCACGAAGTTCAACCTGGGCCCTTACCATGTGATCGATTCGATCGGCGCCGGCGGCATGGGCCAAGTCTTCAAGGCCGAGCATACGATCATGGGGCGGATCGTGGCGGTGAAGGTGTTGCCGCGCAGCCGCTCGACGACCGAAGCTATCGCGAATTTTCGTCGCGAGATTCGGACTCAGGCTCAACTCGACCATGAGAATCTCGTACGGGCATTCGATGCCGGACAAGACGGCAACGTCCAATTCCTCGTGACGGAGTATGTGCCGGGGACCGATTTGCGAAAGCTGATCCGTGCCAACGGCGCACTCTCGATGCAGCAGGCCGCTTCGATCATCAGCCAAACGGCGCGCGGCTTGGAACACGCGCATAGTCGCGGCTTGATCCATCGCGACGTGAAGCCGGCGAATGTGCTGGTCTCGCCGGACGGACGTGTGAAAGTCTCCGACCTGGGGCTGGCCGGCTACTTCAACGATCCGGAGCAAATCGATCAATACGGCGGCAAGGTCGTCGGCACGGCCGATTACTTGGCGCCGGAATTGATCATGCGGCCCGACTCGCTCGACACGCGCAGCGATATCTATTCGTTGGGCTGCACGCTTTACTACGCGGTAACCGGAAAAGTGCCGTTTCCGGGCGGCACGATGCGCGACAAAGCTCGAGCTCATTGCCAACAGCCCCCGCTCGACCCTCGGAGGTTGGTGCCCGACCTCGGAGATGAGTTCGTCGAAGTGATCGCCGACATGATGGCGAAGAGGCCTGACGATCGGATCGGCACGGCGGCGGAAGTGATCGAGCGTTTGGAGCCTTGGGCCGGTGCAGGAGCGGTCGTGCCCCCCTTGGTGGCGGAACCGGTTGCGCCGTTGTTCTCGCAAGCGGTTCGCAAGACGGCTCCTTCGCCGATCGGAGATACCGAGCCCTATTTCCTAGTGCAGCCGTTTCCCGAGCCGCTCGGCGAGACAAGCACCAGCCAGATGTCGCTCGGCACGCATCTCACGGCCGATGAGACTCTCCCTTCGTTCACGAGCCGCTCGAATCTTTTTCCGCGCAACTCGCTGCATCACTCGACGGACCACAACATGCGCGTGGTGATGTTGATCGGCGCGGTCGTGGTCGTGGTCTTACTGTCGGTGGTCGCGATCAACATGATCCACACGATGCTGGCCGGATAG
- a CDS encoding RluA family pseudouridine synthase, producing the protein MSSPVVLYEDNHLLVIDKPVGLTTQGALPNEPSAVEWARDYLKRKYAKPGNVFIGVVSRLDRDVSGVLVLARTSKGAARLNEQFRERSVKKTYWAVVEGSTPDALRCEDLIAEDVAQKRMLVVDARLPPKFKADDAQAAVLTFRRLQSLPETTLLEVQLETGRKHQIRVQLASRGWPIVGDKKYGSRRRFEAGIALHARQLEISHPTRGEAMVFEAKCPVSWKVLGVRS; encoded by the coding sequence ATGTCGTCGCCGGTCGTTCTGTACGAAGACAATCACCTGTTGGTGATCGATAAGCCGGTCGGGTTGACGACTCAAGGGGCGTTGCCGAACGAGCCAAGCGCCGTGGAATGGGCCCGCGATTATTTGAAACGAAAATACGCCAAGCCGGGCAACGTCTTCATCGGCGTCGTGAGCCGCTTAGATCGGGATGTTTCGGGAGTGCTCGTGCTTGCCCGTACGTCGAAAGGGGCGGCTCGATTGAACGAGCAGTTTCGCGAACGCTCGGTGAAGAAAACCTACTGGGCCGTCGTCGAAGGCTCGACGCCAGACGCGTTGCGTTGTGAAGATCTGATCGCCGAAGACGTCGCGCAAAAGCGGATGCTCGTCGTCGATGCACGATTGCCGCCGAAATTCAAGGCCGACGATGCGCAAGCGGCGGTGCTCACGTTCCGCCGGCTGCAATCACTCCCGGAGACGACCTTGCTCGAGGTGCAGCTCGAAACCGGGCGGAAGCATCAAATTCGAGTTCAGCTCGCAAGCCGGGGCTGGCCGATCGTCGGCGATAAGAAATACGGCAGCCGCCGACGCTTCGAGGCGGGCATCGCCCTGCATGCGCGGCAGCTGGAGATTTCGCATCCGACGCGGGGCGAAGCGATGGTTTTCGAGGCGAAATGCCCCGTTTCTTGGAAAGTGCTGGGCGTACGCTCGTAG
- a CDS encoding Maf family protein, producing the protein MQRFKRPLILASGSPRRKQLMAEAGYAFEIIVPSESAECGVCSGESPPELVARLAYQKGVDIATRVGPSLIVACDTMAECQGQVLGKPRNEEHARSMLTLLSGREHRVYSGLCVWLVPEADPIVEVACTKLRMDKLSDRQLDEYLATNLWEGKAGAFGYQDGYDWLHVTEGSESNVVGLPMELLGKTLDEVATKWDLHHLEPS; encoded by the coding sequence ATGCAACGATTCAAACGACCCTTGATTCTCGCCAGCGGTTCTCCTCGTCGCAAACAATTGATGGCCGAGGCCGGGTACGCCTTTGAAATCATCGTTCCTTCGGAGTCGGCCGAGTGCGGCGTCTGTAGCGGAGAGTCTCCCCCGGAGCTCGTTGCGCGGCTGGCGTATCAAAAGGGGGTCGACATCGCCACGCGCGTCGGCCCGAGCTTGATCGTCGCTTGCGATACGATGGCGGAGTGCCAAGGGCAGGTTCTCGGCAAGCCCCGCAACGAAGAACATGCCCGCTCGATGCTGACGTTGCTCTCCGGCCGCGAGCATCGCGTTTACAGCGGGCTCTGCGTGTGGCTGGTCCCGGAAGCCGATCCGATCGTCGAAGTCGCATGCACGAAGCTGCGCATGGATAAGCTCAGCGACAGGCAGCTCGATGAATATCTCGCGACCAACCTCTGGGAAGGAAAGGCCGGAGCGTTCGGCTATCAAGACGGCTACGACTGGCTGCATGTCACCGAAGGGAGCGAGTCGAACGTCGTCGGCTTACCGATGGAATTGCTCGGCAAAACGCTCGACGAGGTAGCGACGAAGTGGGACTTACACCACCTAGAACCAAGTTGA
- a CDS encoding PLP-dependent transferase, producing MRRLSPLRNSTKAHDLESLVDEQLGHFGIDPQTEYGAALSRVARRLYECESDLERLWQVTMSTLAKLDRSDGIAYFNAKKFLSFQLAKLLDTLQNPSRSTYQHLNYGSATLAAKGPYAVFDNVTALFSATPVIARTATYIYACAEWIEDAFQGKELMLEIYSRLLNPTSVSLANQIVELEAGTYSNEYFAWNFNSGMAAIDGVLAHVLGRDDILISSRHIYGGAHQLIHDWYAKSSNLEVAVETFDGYGVDEFVSCYERTAKKYADRLAAGRRAYVYLESPCNPHGYVLDLPGICRAAHERGLRVVLDATVATPFLYRPLQRTDPTERPDFVIHSYTKDLSGTGSVIAGVVIGRNEDMFIPKGETAGGVKWNETLFWNVYYVKGAFLNADAAFEVLQGLRTLELRMLAKCINTEIMARFFDRHPSIRVHCNALDGNDNSSLCREQMFLGLPAPLFTIDMEGVPREAFQRFFDNLSPTFGHMISLGQTNTIVSCPALTTHSELGPEQLAEAGISPTTIRLAIGHEDPHDLIGHFIGAARLTIDPLVAGFSDGFPSEQEIEQLIRDRYVSAHIRYIESKRQLPGGV from the coding sequence ATGCGCCGGCTTTCGCCGTTGCGCAATTCGACGAAAGCCCACGATCTCGAATCGCTCGTCGACGAGCAACTCGGTCATTTCGGCATCGACCCGCAGACGGAATACGGCGCGGCCTTGTCGCGGGTCGCGCGCAGGCTTTACGAATGCGAGTCGGATCTCGAGCGGTTGTGGCAAGTCACGATGTCGACGCTGGCAAAGCTCGATCGAAGCGACGGCATCGCATACTTCAATGCCAAAAAATTCCTCTCGTTTCAATTGGCGAAGCTGCTCGACACGCTGCAAAACCCGTCGCGCAGCACTTACCAGCATTTGAACTACGGCAGTGCCACGCTCGCGGCGAAGGGGCCGTATGCCGTGTTCGACAACGTCACGGCGCTCTTCTCGGCGACGCCGGTGATCGCTCGCACGGCGACCTATATCTACGCTTGCGCCGAGTGGATCGAGGACGCGTTTCAAGGCAAAGAGTTGATGCTCGAGATCTACTCGCGGCTACTCAACCCGACGTCGGTCTCGCTGGCGAATCAAATCGTCGAGCTCGAGGCCGGAACGTATAGTAACGAATACTTCGCTTGGAACTTCAATAGCGGCATGGCGGCGATCGACGGCGTGTTGGCTCACGTCCTCGGACGTGACGACATCTTGATTTCGAGCCGGCATATCTACGGTGGCGCCCATCAACTGATTCACGATTGGTACGCCAAGAGCTCCAATCTCGAAGTCGCAGTTGAAACGTTCGACGGCTACGGCGTCGACGAGTTCGTCTCGTGCTATGAACGAACGGCGAAGAAGTACGCCGATCGTTTGGCGGCCGGACGTCGAGCGTATGTCTATCTTGAGAGTCCGTGCAACCCGCACGGCTATGTGCTCGATCTGCCGGGTATCTGTCGCGCGGCGCATGAGCGCGGGCTACGGGTCGTGCTCGATGCCACAGTGGCGACGCCGTTTCTCTACCGCCCGCTGCAACGAACGGATCCTACCGAGCGGCCCGACTTCGTGATTCATAGCTATACGAAAGACCTCTCCGGCACCGGCTCGGTGATCGCGGGGGTCGTGATCGGGCGGAATGAGGACATGTTTATTCCCAAGGGAGAAACCGCCGGCGGCGTGAAATGGAACGAGACCCTGTTTTGGAACGTGTACTACGTGAAAGGGGCGTTCCTCAACGCCGATGCCGCGTTTGAGGTGTTGCAAGGTTTGCGAACCTTGGAATTGCGCATGTTGGCGAAGTGTATCAACACGGAAATCATGGCCCGATTCTTCGATCGGCATCCGTCGATCCGCGTTCACTGCAACGCGTTGGACGGCAACGACAATTCGTCGCTCTGCCGTGAGCAAATGTTTCTCGGGTTGCCTGCCCCGCTGTTCACGATCGATATGGAAGGAGTGCCGCGGGAGGCGTTTCAACGCTTCTTCGATAACCTTTCCCCGACGTTCGGCCACATGATCAGCCTGGGGCAAACGAATACGATCGTCAGTTGTCCGGCGTTGACGACCCACTCCGAGCTCGGGCCGGAACAACTCGCGGAAGCCGGAATTTCCCCGACGACGATTCGCCTGGCGATCGGGCACGAAGACCCACACGACCTAATCGGACACTTCATCGGAGCGGCCCGATTGACGATCGATCCGCTCGTCGCCGGATTCAGCGACGGTTTTCCGTCGGAGCAAGAGATCGAGCAGTTGATTCGCGACCGTTATGTTTCGGCACATATCCGATACATCGAATCGAAACGGCAATTGCCGGGCGGAGTATAA
- a CDS encoding redoxin family protein gives MSMTSRLRISGKKLFFGCLAAAAPLLPASIAHANPTVEQALALAPLQKDVEFDKPTGDETAKCTIKVEKNLGTSGWIVYDPTGQIIRRFTDTNGDNTVDQWSYFAGGLEVYRDVDSNANGKADQFRWLNTGGSRWALDTNEDGTIDSWKSISAEEVSAEAVAAMGQHLDGALRFQRLLLTPEELQTLGLGETQLKEIGAKLAAAPKRFTGLSNDDNKALIATGSRWLNFSGSKPSTIPAGTNGSTKDILVYENIVAMFEAGGKSGQLQIGTMIKVGEGWRLIDMPERLGEGDAQLAAGYFTNQVRAVPGNVKGTTTEGAGDFPVALEENEKKTSQASDAKQLAALKKERADLIEKNLAGLDKAEDREIWIRQLIDTCSDGAQTGSYPEGLARLQELEKKLAVGNDKEHVPYARFSIITSVYMSAMNAKDANFNKTQGEWLDNLRQFVKDFPKSKEAAEAISHLAIDSEFAGKEDDAKKLYTQIVQEFPKEQTAGKAMGALRRLDSIGKPMVLAGKTADGKAFDLKVLAGKTVVVHYWTSAGATTAGDVAQLKQIQAKYARDNVVIVGVSLDVKQPDLLTYLETNRLPWIQLFEDGGMESRFAQEMGIFTVPTIMLVDATGKVVGRNVELGLLDKELAERLRK, from the coding sequence ATGTCGATGACGTCCCGTTTACGGATCTCGGGCAAGAAACTGTTCTTCGGCTGCTTGGCCGCCGCTGCCCCTCTGCTTCCGGCGTCGATCGCGCACGCCAATCCCACGGTCGAGCAAGCTTTGGCGCTCGCGCCGTTGCAGAAAGACGTCGAATTCGACAAGCCGACGGGAGATGAAACCGCCAAATGCACGATCAAAGTCGAGAAGAATCTCGGCACGTCGGGCTGGATCGTCTACGACCCGACCGGCCAAATCATTCGCCGCTTCACCGACACCAACGGCGACAACACGGTCGATCAATGGAGCTATTTCGCCGGCGGTTTGGAAGTCTATCGCGATGTCGATTCCAACGCCAACGGCAAGGCCGATCAGTTTCGCTGGTTGAACACCGGCGGGAGCCGTTGGGCGCTCGACACGAACGAAGACGGAACGATCGACAGTTGGAAAAGCATTTCCGCGGAAGAAGTGAGCGCGGAAGCGGTCGCTGCGATGGGTCAACACTTGGACGGAGCGTTGCGGTTTCAGCGGCTGCTGCTAACCCCGGAAGAATTGCAAACGCTCGGCCTCGGTGAAACGCAATTGAAAGAGATCGGGGCGAAACTCGCCGCCGCACCGAAGCGCTTCACAGGCCTTTCGAACGACGACAACAAAGCCCTGATCGCGACCGGCTCGCGCTGGCTCAACTTCAGCGGCAGCAAGCCTTCGACGATCCCGGCCGGCACCAACGGCTCGACGAAAGATATTCTCGTCTACGAGAACATCGTGGCGATGTTCGAAGCCGGAGGCAAAAGCGGGCAACTCCAGATCGGCACGATGATCAAGGTCGGCGAAGGCTGGCGCTTGATCGACATGCCCGAGCGGCTAGGAGAGGGCGACGCGCAACTCGCCGCCGGCTACTTTACGAATCAAGTCCGCGCGGTGCCCGGCAACGTGAAGGGCACGACCACCGAGGGAGCCGGCGATTTCCCCGTCGCGCTCGAAGAAAACGAGAAAAAGACCTCCCAAGCATCCGACGCCAAGCAACTTGCCGCTCTGAAAAAAGAACGAGCCGACCTGATCGAGAAAAACCTCGCCGGTCTCGACAAGGCGGAAGATCGTGAGATCTGGATTCGTCAGTTGATCGACACTTGCAGCGACGGAGCGCAAACCGGCAGCTATCCGGAAGGCTTAGCGCGACTGCAAGAGCTCGAAAAGAAACTGGCCGTCGGAAACGATAAGGAACACGTCCCTTACGCGCGCTTCAGCATCATTACCTCCGTGTACATGAGCGCGATGAACGCCAAGGACGCCAACTTCAACAAGACCCAAGGGGAATGGCTCGACAACTTGCGGCAGTTCGTCAAAGACTTTCCGAAGAGCAAGGAAGCCGCCGAAGCGATCTCGCATCTTGCGATCGACAGCGAGTTCGCCGGCAAGGAAGACGACGCTAAAAAGCTCTACACGCAGATCGTGCAGGAGTTCCCGAAAGAGCAGACCGCCGGCAAGGCGATGGGAGCGCTGCGTCGTTTAGATTCGATCGGCAAGCCGATGGTGCTCGCCGGCAAGACGGCCGACGGGAAAGCCTTCGATTTGAAGGTGCTGGCCGGAAAAACCGTGGTCGTGCATTACTGGACTTCGGCCGGAGCGACCACCGCCGGCGACGTGGCGCAGCTCAAGCAGATCCAAGCGAAGTATGCGCGCGACAACGTCGTCATCGTGGGGGTCAGCCTCGACGTGAAACAACCCGACTTGCTGACCTATCTCGAAACGAACCGACTCCCTTGGATTCAACTTTTCGAAGACGGGGGCATGGAAAGCCGTTTCGCTCAGGAGATGGGAATCTTCACCGTGCCGACCATCATGCTGGTCGATGCGACGGGCAAGGTCGTCGGTCGCAACGTCGAACTCGGCTTGCTCGACAAAGAGCTCGCGGAACGACTTCGTAAGTAA
- a CDS encoding BON domain-containing protein has translation MIRRFFFSTAMLTIAAMLPAGAYGTEQEAAQEIADAIRSSGRLKDYSIGVKFEGGTAILMGRVANDQQAQTAVQMAETMPGVTSVVNNLEVKATAKKDFEITPTAHDNSARRATTREEMVFGSEAAAQPAPVAAQVAARQQPGPVRQQQQQQQQQQQVRRTSFNGNAGGPIPMGGGYQSGSPIPIAGSSNSSPQRVNYDQPHMPCNAWPSYAAYPNYGAVTYPNQYSASAWPYIGPFYPYPQVPLGWRKVTMEWKDGWWFLDFNDTCRHFRR, from the coding sequence ATGATCCGACGATTCTTTTTCAGCACGGCGATGTTGACCATCGCCGCCATGCTGCCCGCCGGAGCCTACGGCACCGAGCAAGAAGCCGCTCAAGAAATTGCCGATGCCATTCGCTCGAGCGGGCGTTTGAAAGACTACAGCATCGGCGTGAAGTTCGAAGGGGGAACCGCGATCTTGATGGGTCGCGTCGCCAACGACCAGCAAGCTCAGACCGCCGTGCAAATGGCGGAGACCATGCCGGGCGTGACCAGCGTCGTGAACAACCTCGAAGTCAAGGCTACGGCCAAGAAAGACTTCGAAATCACGCCGACGGCCCACGATAACAGCGCTCGCCGCGCGACGACTCGCGAAGAAATGGTCTTCGGCAGCGAAGCCGCCGCTCAACCGGCGCCGGTCGCGGCACAAGTCGCCGCTCGTCAACAACCGGGCCCAGTCAGACAACAACAACAACAACAACAACAACAACAACAGGTTCGCCGCACGTCGTTCAACGGGAACGCCGGCGGTCCGATCCCGATGGGCGGTGGCTATCAATCCGGTTCGCCGATCCCGATTGCCGGCTCGTCGAACAGCTCGCCGCAACGGGTCAACTACGACCAGCCGCACATGCCGTGCAACGCTTGGCCGAGCTACGCCGCGTATCCCAACTACGGTGCCGTGACCTATCCGAATCAATACTCCGCTTCGGCTTGGCCGTACATCGGTCCTTTCTATCCGTATCCGCAAGTGCCGCTCGGTTGGCGCAAGGTGACGATGGAATGGAAAGACGGTTGGTGGTTCCTCGACTTCAACGACACCTGCCGGCACTTCCGCCGCTAG